Proteins from one Oncorhynchus tshawytscha isolate Ot180627B linkage group LG16, Otsh_v2.0, whole genome shotgun sequence genomic window:
- the LOC112216380 gene encoding integrin beta-7-like isoform X4, protein MFTSPGKSLMSPACLAEGDSRTGRQRSGCVGAIQTMRKVWLAVVVLLIHFTSLRGSMGLDGRCLSKPTCTECLRSLGCAWCKQKDFLAQGEPDERRCDREEALRKRHCSDGQVLNPQPAIRSRAEEPMGSGVQLEPQNLHLKLRVGMPQSFDVRFRRAEVYPIDLYYLMDLSFSMKDDLKNIRNLGREVATAMKNITSAVRIGFGSFVDKVVEPYVSTVEAKLANPCNEGYKSPCQPAFSFKHVLKLTEDVEEFERKVSKQSISSNLDNPESGFDAIMQVAVCQDDIGWGNATRILVYTSDDTFHLAGDGKLAGIYQPNDGKCHLNSNGLYNKDTVYALSEMIPQSVVGLLEDDSSNVVQLISEACNNLSSSILLEHRDVPPGLGVSYSSHCGDDRLAQGQDRGECRDVRTNQQVNFTVTVTSSSCLSKTESFIIKVQGINEELRVTVETLCDCDCQDSEEQSSQCHGNGTFHCGICSCDSGHTGQRCECETQPDKDTSLALETLCSPAQTNSTGTPQCSGHGSCVCGQCICWGQHRGQHCQCDDISCNRHNNMICGGNGRCDCGNCECFHNYTGPACECSTLTDQCQTSNDGICSHRGQCECNECHCHPGFFGSHCTKPLAPCDAYRACVACMLHESAINMCHHSCGSAKPIRINGTQSFTCQDDTVRFNVELIINTGDIFVYYTDTPRGIDPWIINMGKAVVGIVLLGVIMIIIYRLMLEVSYQRECRRFLKNKENICWEDTQNPLFQEAKTTFTHPMHVLEPDADCATSTFGK, encoded by the exons ATGTTCACTTCACCTGGGAAGTCCCTGATGTCCCCAGCCTGTCTTGCAGAAGGAGATTCCAGAACTGGGAGACAGAGAAGTGGATGTGTTGGTGCCATCCAG ACAATGAGAAAGGTGTGGCTGGCTGTGGTGGTTCTTCTGATACACTTCACTTCACTGAGAGGATCTATGG GCCTGGATGGAAGATGCCTGTCTAAGCCCACCTGCACTGAGTGTCTGAGAAGCCTTGGCTGTGCCTGGTGTAAACAGAAG GATTTCCTGGCGCAAGGGGAGCCCGACGAGCGTCGCTGTGACAGGGAGGAGGCACTGAGAAAGAGACACTGCTCTGACGGACAGGTCCTGAACCCCCAGCCTGCAATACGGAGCAGGGCAGAGGAGCCAATGGGGAGCGGGGTCCAGCTAGAGCCACAGAACCTCCACCTTAAGCTAAGAGTCG GCATGCCCCAGTCATTTGATGTGAGGTTCAGGCGTGCAGAGGTTTATCCCATAGACCTGTACTACCTGATGGACCTGTCTTTCTCCATGAAAGATGACCTGAAGAACATTAGGAATCTGGGACGGGAGGTGGCCACTGCCATGAAGAACATCACCAGTGCTGTCAGGATAG GCTTTGGTTCCTTTGTGGATAAGGTGGTGGAACCCTACGTCAGTACAGTGGAGGCCAAACTGGCCAACCCATGCAACGAGGGGTACAAGAGCCCCTGCCAGCCTGCCTTCAGCTTCAAACATGTACTGAAGCTCACTGAGGACGTTGAAGAGTTTGAGAGAAAG GTGAGCAAGCAGAGCATCTCCAGTAACCTAGACAACCCAGAGTCAGGCTTTGACGCCATCATGCAGGTGGCTGTCTGTCAG GATGACATTGGCTGGGGTAATGCAACTCGTATCCTGGTCTACACCTCAGACGATACCTTCCACCTGGCAGGTGATGGGAAGCTTGCTGGGATCTACCAACCTAACGACGGGAAATGCCACCTGAATAGCAATGGGCTCTATAATAAGGACACCGTTTAT GCACTCAGTGAGATGATCCCCCAGTCGGTGGTGGGCCTCCTGGAGGATGACTCCAGCAACGTTGTTCAGCTCATCTCTGAGGCCTGCAAC AACCTATCGTCCTCCATCCTCCTGGAGCACCGTGACGTCCCACCAGGCCTGGGGGTCTCCTACAGCTCCCACTGTGGTGATGACAGGCTAGCTCAGGGGCAGGACAGAGGGGAGTGCAGAGATGTCAGAACCAATCAACAG GTCAATTTCACAGTTACTGTGACCAGCTCGAGCTGTCTGTCCAAGACAGAGTCTTTCATCATCAAAGTGCAGGGTATCAATGAAGAGCTGAGGGTTACCGTGGAGAcgctgtgtgactgtgactgtcagGACTCCGAGGAACAGTCATCCCAGTGtcatggcaatggaacattccACTGTGGTATCTGTAG CTGTGATTCAGGACACACAGGCCAGCGTTGTGAGTGTGAAACACAGCCGGACAAAGACACCAGTCTGGCCTTAGAGACCCTGTGTTCACCTGCACAGACAAACAGCACAGGCACACCACAGTGCAGCGGCCATGGGAGCTGTGTGTGTGGCCAATGTATCTGCTGGGGCCAACACAGGGGCCAACACTGCCAGTGTGACGACATTAGCTGTAACCGTCACAACAACATGATCTGTGGAG GTAATGGGAGGTGTGATTGTGGTAACTGTGAGTGTTTCCACAACTACACAGGCCCTGCATGTGAATGCTCTACCCTCACAGATCAGTGCCAGACCAGTAACGATGGAATCTGCTCTCACCGAGGACAGTGTGAATGTAATGAATGCCATTGTCACCCTGGTTTCTTTGGCAGCCACTGCACCAAGCCCCTGGCACCATGTGATGCATACCG GGCCTGTGTTGCTTGCATGTTACATGAATCAGCCATAAACATGTGTCACCATTCCTGTGGCTCTGCCAAGCCTATCCGCATCAATGGGACTCAATCATTCACCTGTCAGGATGATACTGTACGTTTTAATGTGGAACTCATCATAAATACTGGTGACATCTTTGTCTACTACACAGATACTCCAA GAGGGATTGACCCATGGATTATCAACATGGGGAAGGCAGTGGTAGGAATCGTTTTACTGGGTGTCATCATGATAATAATTTACCGGCTGATGTTAGAAGTGTCCTACCAGCGGGAGTGTAGAAGGTTCCTGAAGAATAAGGAAAATATCTGCTGGGAAGAT actcaaaatccACTGTTCCAAGAGGCCAAGACAACATTCACCCACCCCATGCATGTGTTGGAGCCAGATGCAGATTGTGCTACATCAACCTTtggaaaataa
- the LOC112216380 gene encoding integrin beta-7-like isoform X2, with protein sequence MFTSPGKSLMSPACLAEGDSRTGRQRSGCVGAIQTMRKVWLAVVVLLIHFTSLRGSMGLDGRCLSKPTCTECLRSLGCAWCKQKDFLAQGEPDERRCDREEALRKRHCSDGQVLNPQPAIRSRAEEPMGSGVQLEPQNLHLKLRVGMPQSFDVRFRRAEVYPIDLYYLMDLSFSMKDDLKNIRNLGREVATAMKNITSAVRIGFGSFVDKVVEPYVSTVEAKLANPCNEGYKSPCQPAFSFKHVLKLTEDVEEFERKVSKQSISSNLDNPESGFDAIMQVAVCQDDIGWGNATRILVYTSDDTFHLAGDGKLAGIYQPNDGKCHLNSNGLYNKDTVYDYPSVGHLSQVISANNIRLIFAVTDQHIQNYEALSEMIPQSVVGLLEDDSSNVVQLISEACNNLSSSILLEHRDVPPGLGVSYSSHCGDDRLAQGQDRGECRDVRTNQQVNFTVTVTSSSCLSKTESFIIKVQGINEELRVTVETLCDCDCQDSEEQSSQCHGNGTFHCGICSCDSGHTGQRCECETQPDKDTSLALETLCSPAQTNSTGTPQCSGHGSCVCGQCICWGQHRGQHCQCDDISCNRHNNMICGGNGRCDCGNCECFHNYTGPACECSTLTDQCQTSNDGICSHRGQCECNECHCHPGFFGSHCTKPLAPCDAYRACVACMLHESAINMCHHSCGSAKPIRINGTQSFTCQDDTVRFNVELIINTGDIFVYYTDTPRIDPWIINMGKAVVGIVLLGVIMIIIYRLMLEVSYQRECRRFLKNKENICWEDTQNPLFQEAKTTFTHPMHVLEPDADCATSTFGK encoded by the exons ATGTTCACTTCACCTGGGAAGTCCCTGATGTCCCCAGCCTGTCTTGCAGAAGGAGATTCCAGAACTGGGAGACAGAGAAGTGGATGTGTTGGTGCCATCCAG ACAATGAGAAAGGTGTGGCTGGCTGTGGTGGTTCTTCTGATACACTTCACTTCACTGAGAGGATCTATGG GCCTGGATGGAAGATGCCTGTCTAAGCCCACCTGCACTGAGTGTCTGAGAAGCCTTGGCTGTGCCTGGTGTAAACAGAAG GATTTCCTGGCGCAAGGGGAGCCCGACGAGCGTCGCTGTGACAGGGAGGAGGCACTGAGAAAGAGACACTGCTCTGACGGACAGGTCCTGAACCCCCAGCCTGCAATACGGAGCAGGGCAGAGGAGCCAATGGGGAGCGGGGTCCAGCTAGAGCCACAGAACCTCCACCTTAAGCTAAGAGTCG GCATGCCCCAGTCATTTGATGTGAGGTTCAGGCGTGCAGAGGTTTATCCCATAGACCTGTACTACCTGATGGACCTGTCTTTCTCCATGAAAGATGACCTGAAGAACATTAGGAATCTGGGACGGGAGGTGGCCACTGCCATGAAGAACATCACCAGTGCTGTCAGGATAG GCTTTGGTTCCTTTGTGGATAAGGTGGTGGAACCCTACGTCAGTACAGTGGAGGCCAAACTGGCCAACCCATGCAACGAGGGGTACAAGAGCCCCTGCCAGCCTGCCTTCAGCTTCAAACATGTACTGAAGCTCACTGAGGACGTTGAAGAGTTTGAGAGAAAG GTGAGCAAGCAGAGCATCTCCAGTAACCTAGACAACCCAGAGTCAGGCTTTGACGCCATCATGCAGGTGGCTGTCTGTCAG GATGACATTGGCTGGGGTAATGCAACTCGTATCCTGGTCTACACCTCAGACGATACCTTCCACCTGGCAGGTGATGGGAAGCTTGCTGGGATCTACCAACCTAACGACGGGAAATGCCACCTGAATAGCAATGGGCTCTATAATAAGGACACCGTTTAT GACTATCCCTCAGTTGGACACCTATCTCAGGTCATATCAGCCAATAACATCAGGCTGATCTTTGCAGTGACAGACCAGCATATTCAAAACTATGAG GCACTCAGTGAGATGATCCCCCAGTCGGTGGTGGGCCTCCTGGAGGATGACTCCAGCAACGTTGTTCAGCTCATCTCTGAGGCCTGCAAC AACCTATCGTCCTCCATCCTCCTGGAGCACCGTGACGTCCCACCAGGCCTGGGGGTCTCCTACAGCTCCCACTGTGGTGATGACAGGCTAGCTCAGGGGCAGGACAGAGGGGAGTGCAGAGATGTCAGAACCAATCAACAG GTCAATTTCACAGTTACTGTGACCAGCTCGAGCTGTCTGTCCAAGACAGAGTCTTTCATCATCAAAGTGCAGGGTATCAATGAAGAGCTGAGGGTTACCGTGGAGAcgctgtgtgactgtgactgtcagGACTCCGAGGAACAGTCATCCCAGTGtcatggcaatggaacattccACTGTGGTATCTGTAG CTGTGATTCAGGACACACAGGCCAGCGTTGTGAGTGTGAAACACAGCCGGACAAAGACACCAGTCTGGCCTTAGAGACCCTGTGTTCACCTGCACAGACAAACAGCACAGGCACACCACAGTGCAGCGGCCATGGGAGCTGTGTGTGTGGCCAATGTATCTGCTGGGGCCAACACAGGGGCCAACACTGCCAGTGTGACGACATTAGCTGTAACCGTCACAACAACATGATCTGTGGAG GTAATGGGAGGTGTGATTGTGGTAACTGTGAGTGTTTCCACAACTACACAGGCCCTGCATGTGAATGCTCTACCCTCACAGATCAGTGCCAGACCAGTAACGATGGAATCTGCTCTCACCGAGGACAGTGTGAATGTAATGAATGCCATTGTCACCCTGGTTTCTTTGGCAGCCACTGCACCAAGCCCCTGGCACCATGTGATGCATACCG GGCCTGTGTTGCTTGCATGTTACATGAATCAGCCATAAACATGTGTCACCATTCCTGTGGCTCTGCCAAGCCTATCCGCATCAATGGGACTCAATCATTCACCTGTCAGGATGATACTGTACGTTTTAATGTGGAACTCATCATAAATACTGGTGACATCTTTGTCTACTACACAGATACTCCAA GGATTGACCCATGGATTATCAACATGGGGAAGGCAGTGGTAGGAATCGTTTTACTGGGTGTCATCATGATAATAATTTACCGGCTGATGTTAGAAGTGTCCTACCAGCGGGAGTGTAGAAGGTTCCTGAAGAATAAGGAAAATATCTGCTGGGAAGAT actcaaaatccACTGTTCCAAGAGGCCAAGACAACATTCACCCACCCCATGCATGTGTTGGAGCCAGATGCAGATTGTGCTACATCAACCTTtggaaaataa
- the LOC112216380 gene encoding integrin beta-7-like isoform X1, with protein MFTSPGKSLMSPACLAEGDSRTGRQRSGCVGAIQTMRKVWLAVVVLLIHFTSLRGSMGLDGRCLSKPTCTECLRSLGCAWCKQKDFLAQGEPDERRCDREEALRKRHCSDGQVLNPQPAIRSRAEEPMGSGVQLEPQNLHLKLRVGMPQSFDVRFRRAEVYPIDLYYLMDLSFSMKDDLKNIRNLGREVATAMKNITSAVRIGFGSFVDKVVEPYVSTVEAKLANPCNEGYKSPCQPAFSFKHVLKLTEDVEEFERKVSKQSISSNLDNPESGFDAIMQVAVCQDDIGWGNATRILVYTSDDTFHLAGDGKLAGIYQPNDGKCHLNSNGLYNKDTVYDYPSVGHLSQVISANNIRLIFAVTDQHIQNYEALSEMIPQSVVGLLEDDSSNVVQLISEACNNLSSSILLEHRDVPPGLGVSYSSHCGDDRLAQGQDRGECRDVRTNQQVNFTVTVTSSSCLSKTESFIIKVQGINEELRVTVETLCDCDCQDSEEQSSQCHGNGTFHCGICSCDSGHTGQRCECETQPDKDTSLALETLCSPAQTNSTGTPQCSGHGSCVCGQCICWGQHRGQHCQCDDISCNRHNNMICGGNGRCDCGNCECFHNYTGPACECSTLTDQCQTSNDGICSHRGQCECNECHCHPGFFGSHCTKPLAPCDAYRACVACMLHESAINMCHHSCGSAKPIRINGTQSFTCQDDTVRFNVELIINTGDIFVYYTDTPRGIDPWIINMGKAVVGIVLLGVIMIIIYRLMLEVSYQRECRRFLKNKENICWEDTQNPLFQEAKTTFTHPMHVLEPDADCATSTFGK; from the exons ATGTTCACTTCACCTGGGAAGTCCCTGATGTCCCCAGCCTGTCTTGCAGAAGGAGATTCCAGAACTGGGAGACAGAGAAGTGGATGTGTTGGTGCCATCCAG ACAATGAGAAAGGTGTGGCTGGCTGTGGTGGTTCTTCTGATACACTTCACTTCACTGAGAGGATCTATGG GCCTGGATGGAAGATGCCTGTCTAAGCCCACCTGCACTGAGTGTCTGAGAAGCCTTGGCTGTGCCTGGTGTAAACAGAAG GATTTCCTGGCGCAAGGGGAGCCCGACGAGCGTCGCTGTGACAGGGAGGAGGCACTGAGAAAGAGACACTGCTCTGACGGACAGGTCCTGAACCCCCAGCCTGCAATACGGAGCAGGGCAGAGGAGCCAATGGGGAGCGGGGTCCAGCTAGAGCCACAGAACCTCCACCTTAAGCTAAGAGTCG GCATGCCCCAGTCATTTGATGTGAGGTTCAGGCGTGCAGAGGTTTATCCCATAGACCTGTACTACCTGATGGACCTGTCTTTCTCCATGAAAGATGACCTGAAGAACATTAGGAATCTGGGACGGGAGGTGGCCACTGCCATGAAGAACATCACCAGTGCTGTCAGGATAG GCTTTGGTTCCTTTGTGGATAAGGTGGTGGAACCCTACGTCAGTACAGTGGAGGCCAAACTGGCCAACCCATGCAACGAGGGGTACAAGAGCCCCTGCCAGCCTGCCTTCAGCTTCAAACATGTACTGAAGCTCACTGAGGACGTTGAAGAGTTTGAGAGAAAG GTGAGCAAGCAGAGCATCTCCAGTAACCTAGACAACCCAGAGTCAGGCTTTGACGCCATCATGCAGGTGGCTGTCTGTCAG GATGACATTGGCTGGGGTAATGCAACTCGTATCCTGGTCTACACCTCAGACGATACCTTCCACCTGGCAGGTGATGGGAAGCTTGCTGGGATCTACCAACCTAACGACGGGAAATGCCACCTGAATAGCAATGGGCTCTATAATAAGGACACCGTTTAT GACTATCCCTCAGTTGGACACCTATCTCAGGTCATATCAGCCAATAACATCAGGCTGATCTTTGCAGTGACAGACCAGCATATTCAAAACTATGAG GCACTCAGTGAGATGATCCCCCAGTCGGTGGTGGGCCTCCTGGAGGATGACTCCAGCAACGTTGTTCAGCTCATCTCTGAGGCCTGCAAC AACCTATCGTCCTCCATCCTCCTGGAGCACCGTGACGTCCCACCAGGCCTGGGGGTCTCCTACAGCTCCCACTGTGGTGATGACAGGCTAGCTCAGGGGCAGGACAGAGGGGAGTGCAGAGATGTCAGAACCAATCAACAG GTCAATTTCACAGTTACTGTGACCAGCTCGAGCTGTCTGTCCAAGACAGAGTCTTTCATCATCAAAGTGCAGGGTATCAATGAAGAGCTGAGGGTTACCGTGGAGAcgctgtgtgactgtgactgtcagGACTCCGAGGAACAGTCATCCCAGTGtcatggcaatggaacattccACTGTGGTATCTGTAG CTGTGATTCAGGACACACAGGCCAGCGTTGTGAGTGTGAAACACAGCCGGACAAAGACACCAGTCTGGCCTTAGAGACCCTGTGTTCACCTGCACAGACAAACAGCACAGGCACACCACAGTGCAGCGGCCATGGGAGCTGTGTGTGTGGCCAATGTATCTGCTGGGGCCAACACAGGGGCCAACACTGCCAGTGTGACGACATTAGCTGTAACCGTCACAACAACATGATCTGTGGAG GTAATGGGAGGTGTGATTGTGGTAACTGTGAGTGTTTCCACAACTACACAGGCCCTGCATGTGAATGCTCTACCCTCACAGATCAGTGCCAGACCAGTAACGATGGAATCTGCTCTCACCGAGGACAGTGTGAATGTAATGAATGCCATTGTCACCCTGGTTTCTTTGGCAGCCACTGCACCAAGCCCCTGGCACCATGTGATGCATACCG GGCCTGTGTTGCTTGCATGTTACATGAATCAGCCATAAACATGTGTCACCATTCCTGTGGCTCTGCCAAGCCTATCCGCATCAATGGGACTCAATCATTCACCTGTCAGGATGATACTGTACGTTTTAATGTGGAACTCATCATAAATACTGGTGACATCTTTGTCTACTACACAGATACTCCAA GAGGGATTGACCCATGGATTATCAACATGGGGAAGGCAGTGGTAGGAATCGTTTTACTGGGTGTCATCATGATAATAATTTACCGGCTGATGTTAGAAGTGTCCTACCAGCGGGAGTGTAGAAGGTTCCTGAAGAATAAGGAAAATATCTGCTGGGAAGAT actcaaaatccACTGTTCCAAGAGGCCAAGACAACATTCACCCACCCCATGCATGTGTTGGAGCCAGATGCAGATTGTGCTACATCAACCTTtggaaaataa
- the LOC112216380 gene encoding integrin beta-7-like isoform X3, translated as MGLFRSSQTMRKVWLAVVVLLIHFTSLRGSMGLDGRCLSKPTCTECLRSLGCAWCKQKDFLAQGEPDERRCDREEALRKRHCSDGQVLNPQPAIRSRAEEPMGSGVQLEPQNLHLKLRVGMPQSFDVRFRRAEVYPIDLYYLMDLSFSMKDDLKNIRNLGREVATAMKNITSAVRIGFGSFVDKVVEPYVSTVEAKLANPCNEGYKSPCQPAFSFKHVLKLTEDVEEFERKVSKQSISSNLDNPESGFDAIMQVAVCQDDIGWGNATRILVYTSDDTFHLAGDGKLAGIYQPNDGKCHLNSNGLYNKDTVYDYPSVGHLSQVISANNIRLIFAVTDQHIQNYEALSEMIPQSVVGLLEDDSSNVVQLISEACNNLSSSILLEHRDVPPGLGVSYSSHCGDDRLAQGQDRGECRDVRTNQQVNFTVTVTSSSCLSKTESFIIKVQGINEELRVTVETLCDCDCQDSEEQSSQCHGNGTFHCGICSCDSGHTGQRCECETQPDKDTSLALETLCSPAQTNSTGTPQCSGHGSCVCGQCICWGQHRGQHCQCDDISCNRHNNMICGGNGRCDCGNCECFHNYTGPACECSTLTDQCQTSNDGICSHRGQCECNECHCHPGFFGSHCTKPLAPCDAYRACVACMLHESAINMCHHSCGSAKPIRINGTQSFTCQDDTVRFNVELIINTGDIFVYYTDTPRGIDPWIINMGKAVVGIVLLGVIMIIIYRLMLEVSYQRECRRFLKNKENICWEDTQNPLFQEAKTTFTHPMHVLEPDADCATSTFGK; from the exons ATGGGCCTGTTCAGAAGCTCTCAG ACAATGAGAAAGGTGTGGCTGGCTGTGGTGGTTCTTCTGATACACTTCACTTCACTGAGAGGATCTATGG GCCTGGATGGAAGATGCCTGTCTAAGCCCACCTGCACTGAGTGTCTGAGAAGCCTTGGCTGTGCCTGGTGTAAACAGAAG GATTTCCTGGCGCAAGGGGAGCCCGACGAGCGTCGCTGTGACAGGGAGGAGGCACTGAGAAAGAGACACTGCTCTGACGGACAGGTCCTGAACCCCCAGCCTGCAATACGGAGCAGGGCAGAGGAGCCAATGGGGAGCGGGGTCCAGCTAGAGCCACAGAACCTCCACCTTAAGCTAAGAGTCG GCATGCCCCAGTCATTTGATGTGAGGTTCAGGCGTGCAGAGGTTTATCCCATAGACCTGTACTACCTGATGGACCTGTCTTTCTCCATGAAAGATGACCTGAAGAACATTAGGAATCTGGGACGGGAGGTGGCCACTGCCATGAAGAACATCACCAGTGCTGTCAGGATAG GCTTTGGTTCCTTTGTGGATAAGGTGGTGGAACCCTACGTCAGTACAGTGGAGGCCAAACTGGCCAACCCATGCAACGAGGGGTACAAGAGCCCCTGCCAGCCTGCCTTCAGCTTCAAACATGTACTGAAGCTCACTGAGGACGTTGAAGAGTTTGAGAGAAAG GTGAGCAAGCAGAGCATCTCCAGTAACCTAGACAACCCAGAGTCAGGCTTTGACGCCATCATGCAGGTGGCTGTCTGTCAG GATGACATTGGCTGGGGTAATGCAACTCGTATCCTGGTCTACACCTCAGACGATACCTTCCACCTGGCAGGTGATGGGAAGCTTGCTGGGATCTACCAACCTAACGACGGGAAATGCCACCTGAATAGCAATGGGCTCTATAATAAGGACACCGTTTAT GACTATCCCTCAGTTGGACACCTATCTCAGGTCATATCAGCCAATAACATCAGGCTGATCTTTGCAGTGACAGACCAGCATATTCAAAACTATGAG GCACTCAGTGAGATGATCCCCCAGTCGGTGGTGGGCCTCCTGGAGGATGACTCCAGCAACGTTGTTCAGCTCATCTCTGAGGCCTGCAAC AACCTATCGTCCTCCATCCTCCTGGAGCACCGTGACGTCCCACCAGGCCTGGGGGTCTCCTACAGCTCCCACTGTGGTGATGACAGGCTAGCTCAGGGGCAGGACAGAGGGGAGTGCAGAGATGTCAGAACCAATCAACAG GTCAATTTCACAGTTACTGTGACCAGCTCGAGCTGTCTGTCCAAGACAGAGTCTTTCATCATCAAAGTGCAGGGTATCAATGAAGAGCTGAGGGTTACCGTGGAGAcgctgtgtgactgtgactgtcagGACTCCGAGGAACAGTCATCCCAGTGtcatggcaatggaacattccACTGTGGTATCTGTAG CTGTGATTCAGGACACACAGGCCAGCGTTGTGAGTGTGAAACACAGCCGGACAAAGACACCAGTCTGGCCTTAGAGACCCTGTGTTCACCTGCACAGACAAACAGCACAGGCACACCACAGTGCAGCGGCCATGGGAGCTGTGTGTGTGGCCAATGTATCTGCTGGGGCCAACACAGGGGCCAACACTGCCAGTGTGACGACATTAGCTGTAACCGTCACAACAACATGATCTGTGGAG GTAATGGGAGGTGTGATTGTGGTAACTGTGAGTGTTTCCACAACTACACAGGCCCTGCATGTGAATGCTCTACCCTCACAGATCAGTGCCAGACCAGTAACGATGGAATCTGCTCTCACCGAGGACAGTGTGAATGTAATGAATGCCATTGTCACCCTGGTTTCTTTGGCAGCCACTGCACCAAGCCCCTGGCACCATGTGATGCATACCG GGCCTGTGTTGCTTGCATGTTACATGAATCAGCCATAAACATGTGTCACCATTCCTGTGGCTCTGCCAAGCCTATCCGCATCAATGGGACTCAATCATTCACCTGTCAGGATGATACTGTACGTTTTAATGTGGAACTCATCATAAATACTGGTGACATCTTTGTCTACTACACAGATACTCCAA GAGGGATTGACCCATGGATTATCAACATGGGGAAGGCAGTGGTAGGAATCGTTTTACTGGGTGTCATCATGATAATAATTTACCGGCTGATGTTAGAAGTGTCCTACCAGCGGGAGTGTAGAAGGTTCCTGAAGAATAAGGAAAATATCTGCTGGGAAGAT actcaaaatccACTGTTCCAAGAGGCCAAGACAACATTCACCCACCCCATGCATGTGTTGGAGCCAGATGCAGATTGTGCTACATCAACCTTtggaaaataa